The region GCATTAATAGTAAACTGATGCGTCAAGCGTGATTGATTAGAAATCTTTTCTTTAACATGACCATATGGAATAAAGATGTGAACCTTCAGTGAATTGGGAAGCAGATGCTGGAGTCATTTCTATGGCCTTAATATTTTGCTTTCCAGTGGAGGATGACTTCTTAGTCTCATCCTCATCCAGAATAATGGATTTAGAGTCTCCCAAAGCTGCATTGATTTCCAACaatttatcaaattcaatattaacCTTACATAGCTGAAAGGAAGATCAATAACAGAGTCGATGGCTTACGATCCAAATAAGTCAGTGCCGCTACGAAAAGGACATTAAAAAGCATAGCAAATCCAAGAAGTGCCCCAACAGAAATCCAATACCAATATTCTTCCATAAACATGCCTCTCATTTTGAGAAGAACCTTTCCAACTGTGGGTTCAGAAAATGCTTTGTCCTGATTTGGCTGCAGCAGGGAAAGGCCACTTTAGTTCAGATGGCCAAGAAACAAGGTATTATGGAACATTAAAAGATATGATAAActataaaacattattaagaATTCTTACAACACTCCATCTATCGTCAAGAAATTCGTTCAGGACTATGGCGTTCTGCCCATACATCATGGGAGAAATATAGTAGCCCCAGATCATCCAGGGTCCAATATCATCTGCAAAAGTCTCAGAACAATTTAGTATCTTTAACAATTACTCACCAGTCAACAGCACAGGCTACTAGTAGAAATAGGAATTGTACAAAGATTCCCTTCCTTCAGCAGTAAGAAGTGTGTCAGTGTTATTAACAAAAGGTAAAATATTTACCTTTGGAGACGATGAATCCACCGAGGACAAAAACCACAAGCAATGTAAAGGTGCCAAGGGTGCTTGACACAACTTCTGTTCTTCCAACTGCAGCAATGAAacggaagagagagagagccatCTGATGCACACTGAAGAATGCtagaaattgtttgaaaaacCTGAACATTTTACAATATGCGTTAATGAACATACTCATCACATTAGAAAGCTAAACTACACAGCCAAAATCATTGAAGAACAGTAATCCATCCACATACCTGCTAGCAGCAGGAGCAAAACCAATGGTGTAATATGTGAGCAAGATCCATATCCCAGACTCCAACAAGGAGACAGGGATCCTCAGCAGATATATTGGTAATGCAAAAGCCCATGCTGGATAGAATTTGAAATCCCTTTGTTTGAAAAATACAGGAAGCCGAGTCATAGTCATCGCCATCTCTGCCATCCCATTGAACATTACGTTAATGAGACTAAAGAACAGCGCACCGTAATATTTTCCTCCACCTTCCACAGTGCCAACTGTCATTTCAGTTCTTAAGAACACTGTCATGGCAATGAGTGCCATGATAGTGATCTGGGTTGTCttgaaaatatagataaaagaGCTGCGCTTCATCAATAACCACTCTCTTGAAAAGCATGCCTTAAAGAGTTCCATATTAGAGATTCCATATTTATCTTTCACTAGTGCAGCCGGATGGGCAGTAGATTTATCATACGGAATTCTAAGTTGTTCAGAGACTCTTTGGCCTGTGCGGAAAGACTTGAAGCAGTTCACAAGCTCAAGTGTCGATACATATCGATAAGTTTCATGCCTTTTGCTCCAGTACTGCTCTTGGTCTTTCTTTGATGTTACCTCTTGCAAGAAATCTgcaactccttttctttctggGCACTTGAAACCAACACTTTCGAAGAATTCAAGTACTTCTTCACGTGGACCTTGGTAAACAATCTGACCTTCTGAGAGTAAAATAATGTCATCGAAAAGGTCATACGTCTCAGGTGCAGGTTGTAGAAGAGAAATTATCATGGTGACATCCAGGATGTGAACCATTTGCCTCATAAATTTGACAATTTGGTAAGTTGTTGAACTGTCCAAACCAGTTGATATTTCATCCATGAAAAGAGCTTTTGCTGGTCCAACCAACATCTCTCCTGTAGTAACACGCTTCTTTTGACCGCCGGATATACCTCTTCTCATGTCATCTCCCACCGTGATATCAGCACAGATATCCATTCCAAGAATCTGTTGCAGTAAAACTTAATCAGTAAACCTCCGGGCTGCTGAATTATATAAGAAATGGTAGACAGTAACTGCGAAGGAAGGCAACAAACCTTGAGAACATAGTCTGTAACTAGACTAGCTTCCTGGCCTTCCATAGCTATCGCTTTCATGAATGCATCTATCTCAGGATCTGGTTTTATCCCAgcttccttttctcttctcaacAACTCTGCCAACAACTCATATCTGGCTCCAACACCCAAACAGCGCCCTGAAAAATCCAGTGTCTCTCTGACTGTCATCTCACCGTGATGAAGGTCATGCTGGCTTATATAAGCACATGTTCTCTGAGGAACAAACTCATGCAATTCATGTCCACAGTAGGTGACTTTTCCAGATACCTGAAGACCACCAAGTTACACATGATTAAGCCAGAgatttggaaataaaaaatcttactcTGATAATTCATTCAGAATTGCTAACACATGTAAGAGACTAGAAATGGAAGCAGAAACACACCCTGAGCTCCTTGTCCCTCTTTCCTGAAAGTGCCTGTAGCAATGTAGTTTTGCCTGACCCTGGAGGTCCTAGAAGCAGGGTCATCCTGAGGAAACAAGAATTAACACAAACCTAATGAATAATCTACAAACTTCAAGGCCTTAAGGCAAACGTTTTCAAGAATCAACTAGTTCAAGCTATTTCAACACAGCTGCAATACATTGAATACTGTAAAATCACTTAGGTGTACCTCATTGGTTCCACTATTCCGCTCACATCATGGAGAATGTTGACTACTCTTTTCTTAGACGGGAAAAGCCTAAAAAAACCCAGAAGTCCCTGATCGCCACGAAAGATTCAAAAGAAAAGCATCAATCAGAACAAGATATAGTGgcttataattaaatatgatgTAGTAAGTGCACATATAGCATATTGAATTCAATCTTCTCtcttcagaattttttttgctGCAAGCTATACGTGGTCAAATTGAAATAAGTTGTCTGCAGAAATGATTAAAATGACAAAAGGAACTACCTCTATTTTGTTCACAGCAACATTCACTAGAGTTGGAAGTGCCCTGGTTCCAACATATGCATCTCCTTCGACAGACAAATGCTCGAACCGGACTTCAATCTTGGGAGTGACAATTCCCACCCTGTTTAAACAAGTCAACGTTTTTAATAAAAGAGAGGTTGTTTATGCACATTTAGGAAAAATCATAAACAAGAGTAGGCATCGAGGAAGAAAGAGTCTGACCTATCAGTCCTTTCCCTCAGCTTACGAAGAAATATCTCATTGTCCTCTTCAGCAACCTTGAGTATACTCTCTATGAGCTGCTTCCTGCCGTGAACATCTAGATTGGCAACATCAACCTCTTCATAGCGAACACTTCCACTATCCCTAACCTGTTTGAGCATTCCTTTTCTCAACCGATCATATGTAGGCAGTCTCTCGATTGCAGCCCATTTAAGCTCCTCTTCATCTTCCTCTCTCCCACTCTTTTGAAACATATCTCCTTGATTCACCCACACCTCGCGAATACTCGCTGAGGCCCAAtttcttttacttgctgatGATAAACTCCTCATGCTCGGAGACCTTGTGCTCAGCGACCTCATTGACCTTGCAAGGTCATGTCTACCAGCAAAAGCCTCAACCATGGTTTACTAACCTGTATTCTCAAGCTATAAAAAACACCAAGACCTTTGAACTATGCCAACTTTGTTATGGTGCAAGATGAACTTGCAAGGACTTAAACATGTGAGATTTTCAAGACTTGTAAGTCCTGAATCAAACCACTTTAACAATGTTTTGGTTATATTTGGAAATGGTGATGAGTTGATTGTGGAGGGCACAGTTTATATAGGTGAAGAAGGTCACAAGAAAAGGCAAGATGACGACAGAGAAGAGTATTATTAGAGAGTTGTCAGAAAATGAAAGCTTTTGCACAAAGGTATCTACAATTTTGTCAAGAAAAAGAAGGATTGGATTacacatatttttctattctatGTCGTTGTGTCCGAGGAAACTAAGACAGGTTCTTGGTCTTCCGACGACAATGACAGATACCTTTGTTTGTCTTCAAGTCCCATTACCAGTAACTTGGTGCCCTCTTACGTTACAGCTAGAATTCCAAAAGGATAAGCATATCCTCAAACTCTGCAATTGCTTATTACTAAAATTACTCTTATGTACTTTGTTTGTCTGAATCTCAGCCATTAGCATTAATACAAAGGAAGAATCTCTAAACAGTGAAGGATACGAGcaatatgagaaataaaaggaaTCCTCGACCCGCAACGCAACAGGTAGAGAAGGATTTATTCAATCACATAGTTTAGGCGTACAGAATCCATTCTTTCAACGCATAGATTTTCTGAGAAAAATATTTGGTAAAATTAACAAACTCTTTCTATTGAGCATAATCAGACCAAAAACTCAACGTCATCCAATGCTTTTCTGTCTTGCTTCATGTATTTAGGATCCTAATCCACTTAACCAGTTCAAATCGCATGGATTGTAAGAGAGTAATTCTCAAATTCTAAAGAATTACCCCTTCTTACCAAAACTTTGGCTTCATCAACTAGAAATCTTCACAAAAGTCAATCACCTAAAGGCCGGCTGAGAATATAAAATCCAACCTCCcggaaacaaaaaacaagtcaCAAACCCCACAGTTACAACCTACCCCATAAAATGGTTACTTGGCAACGTCATGTCAATCTAACTATTTAGGGTTTGTAGCTTTCAAAATGTAATCCAGTTACCCTTGTAACCTTAACCAGTCTTGCTCCTGAGGCCTGAATACTCATCCCATGTCGTTGTGGCAATGGATAAGAACAACATGGGCCAAACATCAGATCGTAAGCAGTTCTTTATAGTCATAAAACGAAGACCTGGCTGGTCTAGGAGAATTGACGATAAAAGAGACAAAACAAAAGCCATTAGAGAGTCCTGGTCGTTAGTCCAACCAGCATGGAACATGATGTCAAATACACTTTGTATGGTCAAGCACGTATTAGATCCTAGATCAATCAAGGATGTTGAACCTAATCCCTGTCgttttgaaagaaaatcaaatcctCCATAAAGGGCTACAAGCAGCTCGTCCAATAAACCTTGGCCTTTGAAGGGTTTTGTTAGATTACGGAATTTATAAGCACTTTGCATTTCacgttattaaatttaaaatttgaagttCTCTCAATGCATTACACTTGTGTAATGCttatccaataataataatgataaaaaataagaaattaaaaaacacaagcagGTGGTTTCTAAGGCAGAAACTTTACTAGGCCCGTTAAAAAGCTACAGACAAACACTCACATCATGAACTGTTCGCTAAAAGGCCCATGAGAAAGAGCACATTGTGACCACGTTGTCCCTGCTTAATCTTCCgtctgatcttttttttttccttcaagaaCCTTAATTTTATCTCGCAACTGATCGGGAATTGAACCAGCTTCGATCTATGCTCAGTCCTTTCCGGCCAATATCAGATTCCAGcaaatgggggggggggggggggggggcgcaaCTGATCGGGAATTGAACCAGCTTCGATCTATGCTCAGTCCTTTAAGCTCCAGCCAATATCAGATTCCagccggggggggggggggggggggcgagCTCCTTGTAGAACAGGAACAAAACAAGTTATCAATAAACACCGGCCAGCATCAATAACCACGTGATCCGAGAGTGAAATCCGTCGGCATCATCAATAAATATGTCCCGGTTGCGGTTTGTTCCATAATTGAATAGCCCAAGATCCAAAAGACCTCCTAAAATACATCAAGCATCATTAAGGGGGCAGGACTCCCACTTATAACAGCCGGGAAGAGTGGCTCCCTCCCTAGCTGAAACATTGACAGCTCGGGAGTCCATAATCCGTGTGCATCATCAATTAGTGACCGGGGATTAAAAACAGCGGTGCACAAGCCCTGAAGCCAAGCCAGGTGGATGATGTTTCGAAGAGACCCGATAAACGTTGAGCCAAAACATCAAATGGGACAGACAAGATACAAGCGTATAGAAGTTACTGTTACAGCCCTTTTCTTTAACATATACAAGGCTAATAACCCTGTATAAGCAGCAACAGCACCAAGCACTGAAAGACGAAGGTGAAAAAACATAAGGGGTCACTATACCCTTGGCCTCCAGTCTATAATTTGTGTTCAATATCTTTCTAGGATTAAAGCTCATTAACAATTCCATACCAACCAATCAGGGAAAGAAATTATAGAATTGCTTAGCTTTACAGTTCAACCGGCTAGATAAGCTTTCCCGAGACTGATTTGACTCTAACATAAACCAGGCTGCCACAGCCCTCCATTGCAGACCAACACAATTAACAGTATTCTGGAAGCTACTGTTAAAGGTTGCTCAAGCTGAGAAGAGAGACCCGCAAATAACCACAAAGTATCATATTGATCAAGCTGAGAAGAGATGCCCACCTGACAAAATGTAAGCAAAACATACATCTCTATGGAGTGATCAGGATAATGAATCATGCACGTTCCTTGCCCAACACGCCAAGAGAATGAGATTCTACAGTAGGGTAAATCTTTTCCcgataaattttcattttttcccaaattttttttccaaggacATCAAACAAAGTGCCTTGTGAAAACATTTGGTGTGAGGTTTTACTAATACAGAATGtacattcaatcaaatctatACAAAATTACAATACCTAGCATTGTCCTCCAAAGGCATCAAAAACACCCATGGGATGTAATCCTTCCGGCAGTAATTATTGGTCCAACTCAATTAGTGGTAGCAACAGGGATACCCATTACCAATCAATCGCAAAAGTGAGTGACAGCGACATCTGTTGAGCTGGCAGCAAGAGCAGCTTCAGCAATTTTAAGCGCCATTGCAGCTTTGAAGGTTGCCAAATCTGCATTCTTCATGAGCAACTGTGCCTTTTGACGCTTGAGCATGGCGGCTTCTACAGATCTTTTCACTGAATTTCTGGCTTCTTCAACTTTATGCAAGGCTCTATGCAAAGCATCTTTTTCAGCTGCCATTGCTGTATGGCAATAGAATTAGAGGACATAAAAGCTAATCTGTGATAAATGACAGTGAAGTGAGCAGTGAAAAAGACAAGACTGTAGATAATGAGCAGACGTGATCACAATAAAACACTATTAAAAAACAGAATGAACCAGATAATAGACTACAGTACTGGACAGGACAAGAATCAGTAGGATCCATCATTAAAATAGCCATTCTTCAAACTCCCG is a window of Populus nigra chromosome 10, ddPopNigr1.1, whole genome shotgun sequence DNA encoding:
- the LOC133705798 gene encoding pleiotropic drug resistance protein 2-like, which produces MVEAFAGRHDLARSMRSLSTRSPSMRSLSSASKRNWASASIREVWVNQGDMFQKSGREEDEEELKWAAIERLPTYDRLRKGMLKQVRDSGSVRYEEVDVANLDVHGRKQLIESILKVAEEDNEIFLRKLRERTDRVGIVTPKIEVRFEHLSVEGDAYVGTRALPTLVNVAVNKIEGLLGFFRLFPSKKRVVNILHDVSGIVEPMRMTLLLGPPGSGKTTLLQALSGKRDKELRVSGKVTYCGHELHEFVPQRTCAYISQHDLHHGEMTVRETLDFSGRCLGVGARYELLAELLRREKEAGIKPDPEIDAFMKAIAMEGQEASLVTDYVLKILGMDICADITVGDDMRRGISGGQKKRVTTGEMLVGPAKALFMDEISTGLDSSTTYQIVKFMRQMVHILDVTMIISLLQPAPETYDLFDDIILLSEGQIVYQGPREEVLEFFESVGFKCPERKGVADFLQEVTSKKDQEQYWSKRHETYRYVSTLELVNCFKSFRTGQRVSEQLRIPYDKSTAHPAALVKDKYGISNMELFKACFSREWLLMKRSSFIYIFKTTQITIMALIAMTVFLRTEMTVGTVEGGGKYYGALFFSLINVMFNGMAEMAMTMTRLPVFFKQRDFKFYPAWAFALPIYLLRIPVSLLESGIWILLTYYTIGFAPAASRFFKQFLAFFSVHQMALSLFRFIAAVGRTEVVSSTLGTFTLLVVFVLGGFIVSKDDIGPWMIWGYYISPMMYGQNAIVLNEFLDDRWSVPNQDKAFSEPTVGKVLLKMRGMFMEEYWYWISVGALLGFAMLFNVLFVAALTYLDPLGDSKSIILDEDETKKSSSTGKQNIKAIEMTPASASQFTEEKAPKQRGMVLPFQPLPLAFNHVNYYVDMPAEMKMQGIEEDRLQLLRDVSGAFRPGVLTALVGVSGAGKTTLMDVLAGRKTGGYIEGGISISGYPKKQETFARVSGYCEQNDIHSPYVTVYESLLYSAWLRLAKEINEDTRKMFVEEVMDLVELNTLRNSMVGLPGIDGLSTEQRKRLTIAVELVANPSIIFMDEPTSGLDARAAAIVMRTVRNTVDTGRTVVCTIHQPSIDIFEAFDELLLMKRGGQVIYAGSLGHESHKLIEFFEAVPGVPKIKDGYNPATWMLEISSTAVEAQLKVDFAEIYAQSELYQSNQELIEELSKPEPGSKDLYFPTQYSQDFFTQCKACFLKQKWSYWKNPRYNAMRFFMTLTIGLIFGLIFWNQGQKINKQQDLFNLLGAMYSAVIFLGATNTSSVMSIVSIERTVFYRERAAGMYSELPYAFAQVAIEGIYVAIQTMVYSILLYVMIGFSWEFTNFLWFYFFIFTAFMYFTLYGMMLVSLTPGHQIAAIVMSFFLSFWNLFSGFLVPRTQIPLWWRWYYWASPVSWTIYGLITSQVGNLKKMIEIPEVGPVAVKDFLKARLGFEYDFLGAVAAAHIGFVVLFLFSFAYGIKYLNFQRR